One Kitasatospora sp. NBC_01266 genomic window carries:
- a CDS encoding MarR family winged helix-turn-helix transcriptional regulator, whose product MSQHADDPAAQPTLDQARHQIQRYGLAADPQAVLVAVRLMAAGARLGQAAEAHFGRFGLSAGRYRLLADLEDHGGEKSPSQLAAGLGVSRATVTGLVDGLEREGLVARRSSREDGRATVVVLTARGAERLREMAPEHFERLQAMVGALTEAECGQFLELLGRIVRGIGALTEE is encoded by the coding sequence ATGAGTCAGCATGCCGATGATCCTGCCGCCCAGCCGACGCTGGATCAGGCCCGGCATCAGATCCAGCGCTACGGCCTGGCGGCCGATCCGCAGGCGGTGCTGGTCGCGGTGCGGCTGATGGCCGCCGGCGCCCGGCTCGGGCAGGCGGCCGAGGCGCACTTCGGCCGGTTCGGGCTCTCCGCCGGGCGCTACCGGCTGCTGGCCGACCTGGAGGACCACGGCGGCGAGAAGTCGCCGTCCCAGCTCGCGGCCGGGCTCGGGGTCTCCCGGGCCACGGTGACCGGCCTGGTGGACGGCCTTGAACGGGAGGGGCTGGTGGCACGGCGGTCCTCCCGGGAGGACGGGCGGGCCACCGTCGTGGTGCTGACGGCGCGTGGGGCCGAGCGGCTGCGGGAGATGGCGCCGGAGCACTTCGAGCGGCTGCAGGCGATGGTCGGCGCGCTGACCGAGGCCGAGTGCGGCCAGTTCCTCGAGCTGCTGGGCCGGATCGTGCGAGGGATCGGCGCGCTGACCGAGGAGTAG
- a CDS encoding cupredoxin domain-containing protein: protein MSVPPVLFEQATLVRKERGEHTMKIPHHPRSSARRRAPALLLAALAVVAVTGCSSSSSSSTPKAAATTPPASAPVGAPSAGTSATGSAAASASTGTSVTVTEKEYSITPSQTQLAPGTYTFVAENTGTVVHALEIAGPGVSATRTDSIPPGQQAKLTVTLQPGSYELWCPIDSHKALGMDTHIQVAGSSS, encoded by the coding sequence GTGTCGGTCCCGCCGGTGCTGTTCGAGCAGGCGACCCTCGTCCGCAAGGAACGAGGAGAGCACACCATGAAGATCCCGCACCATCCCCGGTCGAGCGCGCGTCGGCGGGCCCCGGCGCTGCTGCTCGCCGCGCTGGCCGTCGTCGCCGTCACCGGCTGTTCGAGCAGCTCGAGCAGCTCGACCCCCAAGGCGGCGGCCACCACCCCACCCGCCAGTGCCCCGGTCGGCGCTCCGAGCGCCGGAACCTCCGCGACGGGCTCCGCCGCCGCCTCCGCGAGCACCGGCACGAGCGTCACCGTCACTGAGAAGGAGTACTCGATCACCCCCTCGCAGACCCAGCTCGCGCCGGGTACGTACACCTTCGTCGCGGAGAACACCGGAACCGTCGTGCACGCCCTGGAGATCGCGGGGCCGGGGGTGAGCGCCACCCGGACCGACTCGATCCCGCCCGGCCAGCAGGCGAAGCTCACCGTCACCCTCCAGCCGGGCAGCTACGAGCTCTGGTGCCCGATCGACAGCCACAAGGCGCTCGGCATGGACACCCACATCCAGGTCGCCGGTAGCAGCTCCTGA
- the pepN gene encoding aminopeptidase N: protein MSATSVLTRAEAVERHRLIDVRTTTIDLDLTRGAEVFGSTTVIRFACAEPGSATFVDVKPARLLRVLLNGTELDVTALAAGRFPLTGLAAENELTVEADMAYSHTGEGMHRYTDPADGEEYLYTQSFLDDGPRVFASFDQPDLKAVHTLSVTAPPEWTVVSNSLTTSGEAGRWTFAPTRRISSYLVSLVAGPLHSLHAEHDGIPLGLHCRRSLAAHLDAEAPEILEVTRQGFDHYHRIFRTRYPFDSYDQCFVPEFNAGAMENPGCVTLRDEYLFRSAVADTEREERAMVIAHEMAHMWFGDLVTMKWWDDLWLNESFAEYMGYTVAAESTRFSSAWTGFGAARKTWGYDADQRPSTHPVAAEGVTDTAQALQNFDGISYAKGACALRQLVAWLGEEQFLAGVNQYFEQYAFGNATLDDLLRALAASSGRDVHGWAERWLRTTGVDTLRLDGEQLRHDSADGQLRPHLVSIGHYRRGADGELTLESREPLELSASGDGARVRTADLTVVNDTDLDYVKVRLDDRSWRCVRESLGTVPEELARSVLWTSARDQARDGELTPSQYLELVADHLPGETSVHLIQAVLTFAHDFVVDRYLPPARRPQGLAVLAGVYRALLHRTEGQAQDSGLRLVAVRGLLATATTGETAELRQWLTAGTVPGGPVLDPDLRWRLLLRLSVLGALEEPEIAAELARDPSATSEEGAARCRAARPQLAAKEAAWHALFHGELSAYLAGATAEGLWQSEQAELLGDLTLRYFDEVAAATAARGPAMARVLTHHGFPVFAATERTVRAAEACLARADLVPAARRGLVDQLDTLRRAARARSREEK from the coding sequence ATGTCTGCGACCTCCGTACTGACGCGCGCCGAAGCCGTCGAGCGCCACCGCCTGATCGACGTCCGCACCACCACCATCGACCTCGACCTCACCCGGGGCGCCGAGGTGTTCGGCTCCACCACGGTGATCCGCTTCGCCTGCGCCGAGCCGGGATCGGCGACCTTCGTGGACGTCAAGCCGGCCCGGCTGCTGCGCGTGCTGCTCAACGGCACCGAGTTGGACGTCACGGCGCTGGCGGCGGGCCGGTTCCCGCTGACCGGGCTGGCGGCGGAGAACGAGCTGACCGTCGAGGCGGACATGGCCTACTCGCACACCGGCGAGGGCATGCACCGGTACACCGACCCGGCCGACGGCGAGGAGTACCTCTACACCCAGTCCTTCCTGGACGACGGCCCCCGGGTCTTCGCCTCCTTCGACCAGCCCGACCTCAAGGCGGTCCACACCCTGTCGGTCACCGCCCCGCCGGAGTGGACCGTGGTGAGCAACAGCCTCACCACCTCGGGCGAGGCCGGCCGCTGGACCTTCGCGCCCACCCGACGGATCAGCAGCTACCTGGTCTCCCTGGTGGCCGGCCCGCTCCACTCGCTGCACGCCGAGCACGACGGCATCCCGCTCGGCCTGCACTGCCGCCGCTCGCTGGCCGCCCACCTGGACGCGGAGGCGCCGGAGATCCTCGAGGTCACCCGGCAGGGCTTCGACCACTACCACCGGATCTTCCGCACCCGCTACCCCTTCGACAGCTACGACCAGTGCTTCGTCCCCGAGTTCAACGCCGGCGCGATGGAGAACCCGGGCTGCGTGACGCTGCGCGACGAGTACCTCTTCCGGTCCGCCGTGGCCGACACCGAGCGCGAGGAACGCGCCATGGTGATCGCCCACGAGATGGCGCACATGTGGTTCGGCGACCTGGTCACCATGAAGTGGTGGGACGACCTGTGGCTGAACGAGTCCTTCGCCGAGTACATGGGCTACACCGTCGCCGCCGAGTCCACCCGCTTCTCCAGCGCCTGGACCGGCTTCGGGGCCGCCCGCAAGACCTGGGGCTACGACGCCGACCAGCGCCCCTCCACCCACCCGGTGGCCGCCGAGGGGGTCACCGACACCGCGCAGGCACTGCAGAACTTCGACGGCATCTCCTACGCCAAGGGCGCCTGCGCGCTGCGCCAGTTGGTCGCCTGGCTGGGCGAGGAGCAGTTCCTGGCCGGCGTCAACCAGTACTTCGAGCAGTACGCCTTCGGCAACGCCACGCTGGACGACCTGCTGCGGGCGCTCGCCGCCAGCAGCGGCCGGGACGTGCACGGCTGGGCCGAGCGGTGGCTGCGCACCACCGGCGTGGACACGCTGCGGCTGGACGGCGAGCAGTTGCGGCACGACTCCGCCGACGGCCAGCTGCGACCGCACCTGGTCAGCATCGGGCACTACCGGCGCGGCGCGGACGGCGAGTTGACGCTGGAATCGCGCGAGCCGCTGGAGCTGTCCGCCTCGGGTGACGGGGCGCGGGTCCGCACCGCCGACCTGACCGTGGTGAACGACACCGACCTCGACTACGTCAAGGTCCGCCTGGACGACCGGTCCTGGCGCTGCGTGCGGGAGTCGCTGGGCACCGTCCCCGAGGAGCTGGCCCGGTCCGTGCTCTGGACCTCGGCCCGGGACCAGGCCAGGGACGGCGAGTTGACGCCGAGCCAGTACCTGGAGCTGGTCGCCGACCACCTGCCCGGCGAGACCTCGGTCCACCTGATCCAGGCCGTGCTCACCTTCGCCCACGACTTCGTGGTCGATCGCTACCTGCCGCCCGCCCGCCGCCCGCAGGGACTCGCCGTGCTGGCGGGCGTCTACCGCGCGCTGCTGCACCGCACCGAGGGCCAGGCGCAGGACAGCGGCCTGCGGCTGGTCGCCGTGCGCGGCCTGCTCGCCACCGCAACCACGGGAGAGACCGCCGAGCTGCGCCAGTGGCTGACGGCCGGCACCGTCCCCGGCGGCCCGGTGCTCGACCCCGACCTGCGCTGGCGGCTGCTGCTGCGGCTCAGCGTGCTCGGCGCGCTGGAGGAGCCGGAGATCGCCGCCGAGCTGGCCCGCGACCCGAGCGCCACCAGCGAGGAGGGCGCGGCCCGCTGCCGCGCGGCCCGGCCGCAGCTCGCCGCGAAGGAGGCCGCCTGGCACGCGCTCTTCCACGGCGAGCTCTCCGCCTACCTGGCCGGCGCCACGGCCGAGGGCCTCTGGCAGTCGGAGCAGGCCGAGCTGCTGGGCGACCTGACGCTGCGCTACTTCGACGAGGTGGCCGCCGCCACCGCGGCGCGCGGCCCGGCGATGGCCCGGGTGCTCACCCACCACGGCTTCCCCGTCTTCGCGGCCACCGAGCGGACCGTCCGGGCGGCTGAGGCCTGCCTGGCCCGTGCGGACCTGGTCCCGGCCGCCCGGCGCGGGCTGGTGGACCAGCTCGACACGCTGCGGCGAGCGGCCCGGGCCCGATCGCGGGAGGAGAAGTAG
- a CDS encoding GNAT family N-acetyltransferase: MLLQTPRLDLRRFRPEDAPALAAYRSDPTVARYQGWTAPVTPAQATELVRGFAAGDPGQPGWFQYAIELRADGRLIGDLGVCLHENLLQAELGFSLAPEHQGHGYAAEAVRAVLRELFEQRGLHRVSAECDTRNRSSARLLERVGFLVEGRRPEYTWLKGEWTDDLLFGLLADRWARTAGGTRPSW; encoded by the coding sequence ATGCTGCTCCAGACCCCACGGCTCGACCTGCGCCGGTTCCGCCCCGAGGACGCCCCCGCACTGGCCGCCTACCGCTCCGACCCGACCGTCGCGCGGTACCAGGGCTGGACCGCGCCGGTGACGCCGGCCCAGGCCACCGAGCTGGTCCGGGGCTTCGCCGCGGGCGACCCCGGGCAGCCGGGCTGGTTCCAGTACGCGATCGAGCTGCGCGCGGACGGCCGGCTGATCGGCGACCTCGGCGTGTGCCTGCACGAGAACCTGCTCCAGGCCGAGCTGGGGTTCTCGCTGGCTCCCGAGCACCAGGGGCACGGATACGCCGCCGAGGCGGTGCGGGCGGTGCTGCGCGAGCTCTTCGAGCAGCGCGGCCTGCACCGGGTCTCGGCGGAGTGCGATACGCGCAACCGCAGCTCCGCCCGGCTGCTCGAGCGGGTCGGCTTCCTGGTGGAGGGACGACGTCCGGAGTACACCTGGCTCAAGGGCGAGTGGACCGACGACCTGCTGTTCGGCCTGCTCGCCGACCGCTGGGCCCGTACGGCCGGCGGGACCCGACCGTCCTGGTGA
- a CDS encoding hydrogenase expression protein HypE, whose product MGATASAATEEGRGASQGGEEPLVHILWINAGLSCDGDSVSLTAAMQPSIEEIVTGALPGLPKIAVHWPLIDFECGPVQGADNFIEWFFKADRGELEPFVLVVEGSIPNESIKKEGYWCGFGDDPTTGQPITTSEWLDRLASKATAVVAIGTCATYGGIHAMAGNPTGAMGVPDYLGWEWKSKAGLPIVCVPGCPIQPDNFSETLTYLLYQLAGSAPMIPLDDKLRPTWLFGATVHEGCDRGGYYEQGQFASEYGRPECLVRLGCWGPVVKCNVTKRGWINGVGGCPNVGGICIACTMPGFPDKFMPFMDPPPGSHISSGASAAYGKVIRRLRSITAQTLDKEPKWRHSGGRLTTGYRPPW is encoded by the coding sequence ATGGGTGCTACAGCATCGGCCGCGACCGAAGAAGGTCGCGGTGCATCCCAGGGCGGCGAGGAGCCGCTGGTACACATCCTCTGGATCAACGCCGGTCTCAGCTGCGACGGTGACTCCGTCTCGCTGACCGCCGCCATGCAGCCGAGCATCGAGGAGATCGTCACCGGCGCGCTCCCGGGGCTGCCGAAGATCGCGGTGCACTGGCCGCTGATCGACTTCGAGTGCGGGCCCGTGCAGGGCGCGGACAACTTCATCGAGTGGTTCTTCAAGGCTGACCGAGGTGAACTCGAGCCCTTCGTCCTGGTGGTCGAGGGCTCGATCCCGAACGAGTCGATCAAGAAGGAGGGCTACTGGTGCGGCTTCGGCGACGATCCGACCACCGGTCAGCCCATCACCACCAGTGAGTGGTTGGACCGTCTCGCGTCCAAGGCCACGGCCGTGGTCGCGATCGGCACCTGCGCCACCTACGGCGGCATCCACGCGATGGCCGGCAACCCGACCGGTGCGATGGGCGTGCCCGACTACCTCGGCTGGGAGTGGAAGTCGAAGGCCGGGCTGCCGATCGTCTGCGTGCCGGGCTGCCCGATCCAGCCGGACAACTTCTCCGAGACGCTGACCTACCTGCTCTACCAGTTGGCCGGCTCCGCGCCGATGATCCCGCTGGACGACAAGCTCCGTCCCACCTGGCTGTTCGGCGCGACCGTGCACGAGGGCTGCGACCGCGGTGGCTACTACGAGCAGGGCCAGTTCGCCAGCGAGTACGGGCGGCCCGAGTGCCTGGTCCGGCTCGGCTGCTGGGGCCCGGTGGTCAAGTGCAACGTCACCAAGCGCGGGTGGATCAACGGTGTCGGCGGCTGCCCCAACGTGGGCGGCATCTGCATCGCCTGCACCATGCCGGGCTTCCCGGACAAGTTCATGCCGTTCATGGACCCGCCGCCCGGCTCGCACATCTCGTCGGGCGCCAGTGCGGCGTACGGCAAGGTGATCCGCCGGCTGCGCTCGATCACCGCGCAGACGCTGGACAAGGAGCCCAAGTGGCGGCACTCCGGCGGCCGGCTGACCACCGGTTACCGCCCGCCGTGGTGA